The genomic window TCGCATTGGAATTTGGGGGTGGAGTTACGGCGGTCATATGAGTACCAATTGTTTACTGAAAGGGAACGATGTTTTTAAAATGGCCATTGCGGTTGCTCCGGTGACAAGCTGGCGTTTTTACGACACTATTTATACTGAACGTTTTATGCGAACGCCTCAAGAAAATCCAAATGGATACGATGAAAACTCTCCATTTAATTATCCAGAATTGTTAAAAGGCGATTACCTTTTAGTGCATGGCTCGGGTGATGACAACGTGCATGTACAACACACGATGCGCATGGTAGAAGCTTTGATTCAAGCGGACAAACAATTTGATTGGGCCATTTATCCCGATAAAAACCACGGCATCTATGGCGGAAATACCACCATGCATTTATACACTAAGATGACCAATTTTTTACATGAAAAATTAGGCGATAAACGAATGAACTAAAATTAACCAATAAACAATTTACTAACTAACATTAAATTTATGTCAACTACAACTACTGCAAATCAAAAAGAACTCTGGGGACACCCCGTTGGATTATATGTACTATTTTTCACGGAGATGTGGGAACGGTTTTCTTACTATGGAATGCGCGCTATCTTGGTTATTTATATGATTGCTGAAGCCTCTCACATAGATGGCCCTGGATTGAGTTGGTCAAAACTTGAAGCGTATCAACTGTATGGTTGGTATGTTATGTTGGTATATGTAATATCAATTCCTGGAGGTATTTTAGCCGATAAAGTCTTGGGTCAGAGAAAAACGGTTATGCTTGGCGCTGTCATTTTATGTTTAGGTCATGGAACCTTAGCTATTGAGGCCGAATGGGCATTCTTTACAGGTTTGAGTTTGATTATTTTAGGAGTCGGTTGTTTAAAACCTAATATCTCCACAATGGTTGGAGGTCTTTATAAAAAAGGGGACATAAGACGTGATAAAGGGTTTAGTATTTTCTATATCGGAATTAATTTAGGTTCTTTATTAGCAACGTCCGTTATCGGACTTGTTGTAGCCAAATGGGGATGGCATGCTGGTTTTGGTTTAGCCGGAATTGCAATGTTATTAGGTTTACTGGTGTATGTTTGGGGACAAAAATACATTAGTCATGTAGGAAATAAACCTACAGTTGAAGAAATGAAAAATGATGTTTCTTTAGTTAAAATATTCTCAAATATTTTTAAATCACCTGCTCAATTAGCAGTTCTAGTCATTTTATTAGCACTGTCTCTATACTCAGGATTTACTTTTGAAGGCGTTGACCATTGGGGTTATGGAGCTTTGTTTATCTTCCTTTCATTTGTTGTAGGATTATTAATGATGATTTTTAAAAGTTTAGAAACACAAATATTAAAAGACCGTTTTTTAGTCTTATTACTTTCTTTTTTATTAGTCATTGTTTTCTGGGGCGCTTTTGAGCAAGCAGGTGGATTAATGAGTGTTTACACAGAAACAAAAACAGATAGAATGCTACTTGGCTACTTAATACCAACGCCAATGTTTCAAGGTTTAAATGCTGGATTTATCATATTACTGGCCGTTTGGGTCGCAAACATTTGGGCAAAACGAAAACTTAAAAACAAAGAAGCCTCCTCTTTATTTAAAATGGCAACGGGAACAATAATTATGGGCTTAGGGTTTGTATTTATGATTTTAGCCGTAAGAGAATACGATGCGAACGGAAGTTCTGGAATGCAATGGTTGGTTCTAGCTTATTTATTCCATACCATTGGAGAGTTGTGTTCTTCTCCTGTATCCTTATCATTCGTAACCAAACTAGCACCCGTTAAATATGCATCTTTAATGATGGGACTGTATTTTGCAGCCACTGGACTTGGAGGTAAAGTTGCAGGTATTTTAGGTGAGAAATCAGAACACTTTGGAGAGTACACTATCTTTACTGGAATTGTAATCTTTACAGTAGCCTTTGGATTATTAGTAATTGCATTACTGAAACCATTAAAACGTTTAACGCATGGTGCCGAAGACAACGAAAGACTGTTAGACGCTTCAATCGCAGAATAACATAAAACATTACAAACCTCATAGATCATTTTCTATGAGGTTTTTTTTTGCAAAGTCGTTCGTAATTTAAATACATGGACAAAACCGAAATACTTACTGAAAGAATAAAATTAAGATTGATCGACGTATTAGATTTAGAGTCAATCCACAATCTACATTCTTTGCCAGAAACAGATGCCTATAATGCGTTGGGAATTCCAGAAAATATTGAAGAAACCAAGTCCATAATCGAACCGTGGATTTTAGAGAATCAATTGAATGAAATAAAAAATTATACGTTTGCAATTGACAACAAATCAAACGGAACATTCATGGGTTTGTTTGGACTAAAACTCGGCAATAAGAAATACAAAAGAGCTGAGGTCTGGTATAAAATACATTCAGATTATTGGAACAAAGGCTACGCAACAGAATCGTTAAAAGCAATCCTAAATTTTGGTTTTGAGACGCTCAAATTACACCGCATTGAAGCCGGCTGTGCAGTAGATAATACAGCCTCTTTTAAAGTTTTAGAGAAAGCAGGAATGATACGAGAAGGACGCCTAAGACAAGTATTGCCTTTGAAATCAGGGTGGTCGGATAATTTTGAATATTCAATCCTTGAAACTGACGAAAGAAAGAAAAAATAAATTTTATTCAAAGTGTCTAATAGTGAATCGAATTTAGTAAATTAACCAATTAACCAATTAACCAATTAACCAATTATGAGTATTGATATTAATGACATGTTCAAAGACAAAGTCTTGGGGCATCCAGCGGGACTTTTTGTATTATTTTTTACCGAGATGTGGGAACGTTTTTCCTACTACGGAATGCGAGCCTTGCTCGTTATGTTTTTCACCGCATCACTCCTTGATGGTGGCTGGGGCTGGCCTCGTGAGCATGCCTATGCAATTTTTGGTACTTACACCTCACTGGTCTATTTATCGACCCTATTAGGAGGCTATTTTGCAGATAAAAAAATTGGCTATCGCTACGCCGTTGTCATCGGTGCATTACTCATGACATTGGGCCACGGCGCCATGGCAATTGAAACACCGTTTTTCATCTATTTAGGGCTGACCTTATTAGTCTTTGGAAGTGGGTTTTTTAAACCAAACATGACCTCAATCATCTCTGAAATGTACAAAGGAAAAGACGAGAAAAAAGATGGAGCTTACACCATTTTTTATATGGGTGTCAATGCAGGTGCTTTTTTAGGAATTCTGTTGTGTGGATATCTAGGTGAACAAGTAGGCTGGCGTTGGGGCTTTGGCTTGGCAGGAATTTTCATGTTGTTTGGACTCCTTCAATTTTGGTTTGCTCAAAACATTTTTGGCGATATCGGAACAAAACCTGTAAAGGTGGATACTGCAGCGATAGAGCTCAGTGCAGACGAGCCGAAGCTCAACCCGTTTACACAGCTTCAATTAGTATTGATAGCAGTCGCAGGACTTTTGGGGATCTCGTGGATTTTTAACGATCCCATCTCTAAAATATCAGAAGGCGCTTATAATTTATTTGATTTTAGCATGTTTGGAATGGAAGGTTCTAACCTCGCAATTCTATCCGCTTTAGGGCTGTTTGTGTTGCTGTTAGTGATCCGAATTCCTAAGTACGACAGAATCACACGCGACCGTATGTTGGCCGTGATGTTTTTCGCCTTTATCACGATTTTCTTTTGGGCTATTTTTGAACAAGCACCAAGTTCCTTAACCATTTTTGCACGGGATTATACCCAGCGCATCCTAGAAGGAAATTCAGCCTTTATTTTTAAAATTGTCAATACCCTTATGACCGTCATTCCTTTGGGGATTATCACTGGGGTTTTATGGTTACTATTCAAAAAAACATTTTCAAAATATGCACTCTCAAATATCTTTTTAGCGGTTAGTTTTATCATCATTTGGGCCATCGCCCTTTGGATGCTATCCGTTGAATTCGGAAAAGAAATTGCAGAAGTACCCGCCTCTTGGTTTGGGGTTTTAAACTCCTTGTTCATCATTGCGTTTGCACCCTTATTTTCGAGGTGGTGGGAAAGTAAATACAATCCAAATGCCAACATGAAATATGCGATAGGAATGGTTTTATTAGGAATCGGAATGGCCTGTGTTGCCATTGGCGCATCGTCTATTGAGCCCGGAGCAAAAACAGCTTCTGTCAGTATGATTTGGTTGATTATGGTGTACTTCTTTCATACCATGGGCGAATTGTGTATTTCACCAGTTGCCTTGTCTTACGTCAGTAAATTAGTTCCAGGCCGCATGATTGCCATGATGTTTGGAATCTGGTATTTAGCTGTTGCAATTGGAATGAAGTTAGCCGGAGTGTTTGGAGAAGCGTCTGAAGGCATTGCCCAATCTGAAGGTTTGAGCTATTTCTTCTGGATTTTAACAGCAGTCGCTGTTGGACTCGGAGTACTGTCTGCGCTACTATATCCTGTAATTAAGAAATTAATGCATGGTGTTCGTTAATTTTGGTATTATATTTGTTACCTATTAAAAAAATATAAAAATGAACCGAGCATGTTAAAGTGTTGTCATTTAGGGAAATGATTAATAGCGAATCTGCCTGCGGCAGGCAGGCACATGTGACCGTTAAAAACAATAAAAATAAACAGATGAAAAAATGTATCATAGTTGTAGTTCTCTTATTGGGGACTACAACACTTTTTGCACAAACTATCAATTGGGTAAGTATGGACGAAGCCCTTGCATTGCAACAAAAAGCACCTAAAAAAATTCTGATTGATATGTACACCTCTTGGTGTGGACCTTGCAAAATGTTGGATAGAAATACCTTCACCAATAAAGACTTGATTGCTTTTGTCAACGAACATTATTACGCAGTTAAATTCAATGCAGAAGGGAATGAGGTTGTCAATTTTAAAGATCAAAAATTTTCAAATCCAAATTATAAACCTGAGATGGCCAAACGCCGAAATAGCCAACACGAACTGACGCGCTTTTTAGGAGTCAACGCCTATCCAACCATGGTGTTTTTAGGCTTAGATGCAGAATTACTCGCTCCAATTCCCGGATATCAAACAGCACAGCAACTGGAATTGTATTTGAAATTATTTAAAGACGATACCTATAAAGAGATGAACAACCAAGAGGCATTTAATGGCTACTACAAAGCGTTTGTGCCTTCTTTTATGCCTTAGTTAATAATCAACTCTAAAAAATCCCTTTTCACTTGTTTGATGAAACGGGATTTTTTTTGCTTCACACGTCAACTTCCAGCGCTCTTGATAGGTTCTGTAATTACTCCCATCCCAAATAATTAATTCAGGCTGCAGGCTGTCAATCAAACGGTTTAAGTTTATTTTTGGAGATTGTCTCAATAAAACCCACTGCGGCTTGATACTTTTAACAGTATAAACCCCAAGACTGTCCACTACCAACAGCAGCTTGTCGTCAATTTTATAGAGACGTTGAATGGAATCTGTAGATTGGGTTTTAATCCCGGCACCAATTTTATAATTATCTATCATACGCTGATTGTTTATGCTGTCTAAATCGTGATGAATCTCAAGATGTTGGTTGGACTGCAATCCAAAAACGCTGTGTCTGGATTTATGAAAAACAACAAATGAATTTTTAGATATCAGTGCCGGGATCTGTTTTACAAAGACTTGAAAACTGAGGATGCAGATTCCCAAAATCAGAAGGTTTTTAAACGTTTTTTTATGATAAAAAATACCAAGTAAAAACAGGATGAGGTAACTAATCACAAGAGCGGTTAAATCAAATGAAATTTGTTCAAACAGAAAGGTTTCTTTAGATGCCACCCATTCCACAAACCGATTCATCGATTGAATAATCCATGCTAAAGTGTGTACTAAAAATTCTGGAGGTTTGTAAACTACGGCTAAAATCATGGTTGCAATTCCCAAACCAAGTATAACGATCAGACAGGGAACGACGACCATATTGGTCACAAAAAATAAGCCCGGAAATTGATGAAAATAATAGAGACTCAAGGGCAAAACACCTATTTGAGCGGCGATGGATACTTTGAGTAAATCAAGAAACCAATTGCCAACCCGGTTTTTAAAACTCCCCCACGAATCTAAAACAGGCTTCACAATGATAATGGAGGCGACCGCTGCATAACTGAGTTGAAATCCCACATCAAAACAAAATCCAGGCCGTACCAATAAAAGTATAAATGCTGACACAGCTAAGATGTTTAACGAATTTGAAGACCGTTTTAATCCCCTTACGATTGCAAACAAACTAAACATCGTCACCGCTCTGACTACTGAAGGGGACAAGCCCGCCATCACAGCAAAGCTCCACAAAACACAAAGAACGATAAGCAAACGCACAAATTCTCCTTGTCCAAAATACAGTAAAGGATTCAGTATAAATTGAAGAATTAACAACAGAATCCCAATGTGAAGTCCTGAAATGGCAAGAATGTGAATGGCTCCCGCTTTCGAGTAAGCCTCGTACACATCAGAAGTAATATCTTGGCGTTGCCCCAAAAGTAAGGCCTTTATAAAGGCGCGTTCAATCGGTTTGAAAGGCAGCTCTTTGAGGCGTTTGTTCAACGCTTCACGAATGGTTTCAGCATAGGCTGTAATGGTAGTTGGCGATTGTGGAATGGCTAAAACAATTTGGTCTTTCAGAAACACTTGACGGTAAATCCCCAGGCGCTTCAGATAGTTTTTATAATCAAATTGATAGGGGTTTAGAGGTGCGTTCACCTCTTTAAGAGATGCTGTGGTTAAAATTTTTTCATTCACATTAAAGTTTGCTGTGTTTGATTCCTTACTCAAATTAATCAACAGTGTTCCTGATGCCAGAGTGGAATTAACTTTTAAAAGTTCCACATAATAGCGGTGGTTATAAGTGTTCGGTTTTAATCGTTTTTTGACTATAAATTCAAGTTGGTGTAAATGCTCTTCCGCGATGGTTTCTAGATGGGAATAATGAGTTTTAGAGAATTTTGAGGAATGTATTTTAGAGACAAATACACCAAGTAATACCATCATTATAAGTACCATCAGCGATGGCCAATACAATGTTTTGCGGTGCTTTTTACAATAAAAATGTATTCCGATTAATACAAAGAGAATGAAGCCGATCCCTCCTAAAATTAGAGGTATGGGAACAACCATATAATCGCTGATTAGAATGCCAATCGCGAGAAAAATGGTAAGTTTTAATAGGGGGTAATGAAAGGCCTTCATTGTACGAAAAAAAGCCGAACCATTATGAATGGATTCGAAGCAGGTTTAGATTAGGGTTTAATTTTAAACCTCTAATTTAACGAATTATAAATTAATTCTGCAACATTTTTACTGGCACCTGGTCCTCCAAGTTTTGTTTCAAGTTCATGATAGGCCTCAAATTGAGCCTCACGAACAGGGCCTTCCAAAATAGAAGAAAGCTCTTTTGCAATCCGTTCTGAGTTAAAATCCCCTTGAATTAATTCGGTCACAACCTCTTTATTTAAAATCAAATTCACCAAGGAAATAAATTTCAATTTCACCAACTGTCTTCCAATCTGATACGAAATCCAACTCGACTTATAGCAAACCACTTCTGGCACTTTAAACAAGGCAGTTTCTAAAGTAGCGGTTCCTGAAGTCACCAAGGCAGCATGAGAGACGCTTAATAAATCGTAAGTGCAGTTTTCCACAAAATACACGTTTTCGTTTGCAATAAACGAGCTGTAAAATTCAGGATCCTGACTCGGCGCTCCTGCAATTACAAATTGATAGTCACTAAAGGTTTTTACAATGCTCAGCATCCCCGCGAGCATCTTGTTAATTTCTTGTTTTCGACTGCCTGGTAAGAGCGCAATAATGGGTTTTTCGTTGAGTTGATGTGTTTTGCGAAACGCCGTTTCATCCACAGGAGTTCTGTCGGCAATGGCATCGATAAGTGGGTGCCCTACAAATGTGACAGGCATGCCGTGTTTGTCTTCATAAAACTCTTTTTCAAAAGGGAGAATGACATACATTTTATCGACATCGCGCTTGATGGCAGTGATCCGATTTTCTTTCCAAGCCCAAATTTGTGGAGAAATATAATAATGAGTTTTAAAGCCTTCAATTTTTGCCCACTTCGCAATGCGCATATTGAACCCTGGGTAATCAATAAAGATCAGACAATCGGGTTGGTAGTACTCAATGTCTTTTTTACAAAAGGATAAATTTTTGGTGATTGTTCTTAGGTTCATCACCACTTCAAAAAAGCCCATAAAAGCCAATTCTTTGTAATGCTTCACCAAGGTGCCCCCTACATTTTGCATCAAGTCACCACCCCAAAACCTGAATTCTGCATTCACATCTGTTTTTTTAAGGGCTTTCATCAGGTTTGCAGCATGCAAATCTCCTGAGGCTTCTCCAGCAATAATGTAATACTTCATTTAAGATCTAATTAAAAAGGTTGCGAGTGCAATTATAATAGTAGCTGTCAAAACGCCTCCTGCTCGAGCATCCTGCCGTTTACGAATAAAATAAAAGAAACAAATTAAATTCAGAATGGCACCTAAACTAATGAGTTTACCCATGAACCCCTCGGTTTGAGCAGTCTCTAAAACTTTAAGAATAGTATCTGAACGCCCCGATAATTTACCCAAGACAACGGCTGCTATTACGAGCCCAATTATATTTGCGAAAAGGCCTACTATAAACCCTTGTAAAAGTTCTTTTTTATTCATTGAAATCCCATTTATTTAATTCTTGAATGTAGTGATGTGCGGTCAAATCATAGTGGACAGGTACCACAGAAACAAAGCCGTTTTCTAACGCCCATTCGTCAGTATCCTCTCCTTTATCTAGGTTATTAAACTCACCAGTCAGCCAGTAATAATCCCGACCCAAAGGAGTCTGACGTTTGTCAAATTTTTCAATCCAATTCGCATTGGCTTGTCGGCACACGCGGATGCCTTTTATCTCGTTTTCTAAAAGTTTTGGAAAGTTCACATTTAGAATAATGCCTTTTTGTAATCCTTGGTTTAAAACCTGTAAAGAGACGGTTTTTATAAACGACTCAATTTGACTAAAATCGGCTTCCCATTTATAATCTAAAAGTGAAAATCCAATCGCAGGAATCCCTTCCATACCCGCTTCAATTGCGGCACTCATAGTCCCTGAATAAATCACATTCACAGAAGAATTTGATCCGTGGTTCACGCCTGAAACACATAAGTCTGGTTTGCGGTCCAAGAGTTCATGCACCGCTAACTTCACACAATCCGCAGGCGTTCCTGAAGTACTGTATTCTGTTTGAGGCCCCTTATCAATCCGTTCTCTTTTACAATACAAAGTATCGTTAATAGTGATCGCGTGTCCCATGGCACTTTGTGGACTGTCAGGTGCCACAACGATAACGTCTCCAATCGTATTCATGACTTTTATCAAAGTACGTATTCCCGGTGCAGTGATGCCATCATCATTGGTGACCAAAATCAAAGGTCTTTTTGTCATTTATGTTGCGTTTAAGTTCCTACAAAAGTAAGTAATTTGTAGCTTATTTGATGATTTTAGACGCTTTAACAAAAAATTATTACCATTCCATAAGGTTGGCATAATTTTTTCTTATATTTTAGAATATTATTTATGAGTCCCTAAAAACAGTTTATCCACATGAAGCGAAATATCAATATTTTTTTAGTCTCCATTCTTATCGCATTTGCGTCTTGTAGCTTTACGTCAAAATCTTTTGATGACCCTGACAAAGACAAGCTTTTAATGCAACTGATTACCTATCTATTAGAAGAAGGTCATTTTGAGCCAAAGGATATAAACGATGCCTTTTCGGAAGGTCTTTATATGAGCTTTTTAAATCAAGTGGATCCGTTCAAGAATTATTTTTATCAATCTGATATTAATGAATTTGAAAGCTATAAAACCGATTTAGATAATCAAATTTTAAACCATGATGTGAGTTTTTTCAATCTTGTGTATAAACGCTTATTGACACGAATTGAAGAATCTAGAAAGGTTTACAGCCAAGTTTTAGACACGCCTTTTGATTATGATTTAGAGGAAACCTTCAATACCGATTATGAGAATAAATCCTATGCGGCTTCCAAATCTGAAATGAAAGACAACTGGCGAAAACAGCTTAAATTTTCTACACTTTCAAATTATCACGATTTAGTCACTGATGAAAAAGAAACAAAAAAATCTAATACAGAATTAGAAGTTGAAGCAAGAGAAACCACTTTGAAATCCTTAAATGAAACTGCTAGTTATATCGATGATCTGAGACGTGAAGATTGGTTGTCAATGTATATCAATGCGATTGCTGAAGAATTTGATCCACACACGTTTTATTTCGCTCCTAAAGACAAGGACCGTTTTGATGCTCAAATGTCTGGAAAATACGAAGGAATTGGGGCGCGTCTTCAAAAACGAATGGATGAAATTAGTATTACAGAACTTATTTCTGGAGGCTCTGCATGGCGTCAGAACAAACTAGAAGTTGGAGATATCATTTTGAAAGTCCGTCAAGAAGATGAGCTAGAAGCCGTGAATGTGGTGGGGATGCGATTGGATGATGCTGTCAAACTCATCAAAGGTCCAAAAGGAACGAATGTGATTCTCACGCTTAAAAAAGTGGATGGCACCGTTGAAGACTTAAGTATCCCAAGAGACGAAATTGAACTTGAAGAAACCTATGCAAAATCGACCATCGTTGAAAAAGAGGGTGCTAAATTTGGTGTTATAAATCTCCCCAAATTCTATATAGATTTTGAAGATATTAACAGTAGAAATGCTGCAACGGACGTAAAAAAAGAAATTGAACGATTGAAGGCTGAGGGCATGCAAGGGCTGGTCTTAGATTTAAGAAATAACGGTGGCGGTTCTTTAAAAACGGTCGTTGATATGGGAGGCTTATTTATAGATGAAGGTCCAATCGTTCAGGTGCGTTCTACGGGGGAAGACAAAGAAGTTCTAAAAGATACAGATCGATCCATTGAATGGGATGGGCCTCTTGTTATTTTAGTCAATGAGTTATCCGCTTCTGCTTCGGAAATTTTAGCCGCAGCCATGCAAGACTATAAACGTGCCATTGTGATTGGGAGCAAACAAACCTACGGAAAAGGCACGGTTCAAAACATTGTTGATTTAAACCGTATGATTCGAAGTAATACCAATGGAGACATGGGCGCTTTCAAATTTACAACTCAAAAATACTACCGAATTAATGGAGGCTCAACCCAGCTAGAAGGTGTTAAAAGTGATGTGGTCGTTCCAGACCGTTACAGTTACATCGATATTGGAGAAAAAGATCAAGACAATCCACTTGAATGGGACGAAATTGCACCCGCAAATTATAAGGTGTTGGAAAGTACTTTTGACTATGAGACGACGATTCAAAACAGTAAAAACCGCATGAATTCGAGTTCAGAAATTAAGCTTATTGATGACAATGCGCGTTGGATCAAAACCATGAGAGATCAATCGGTTTATCCACTCAATTTTTCAAAATATTCACAAGATATTGAATTGAATGAAACAGAGGCAAAACGTTATGATGTCTTATCAGAATACCAAACAGATTTAACATTTGAGTCGTTACCCTACGAGCGTCCTTTAATGGAGCAGGATTCTGTTTTCAAAATCAATCGCACACGTTGGCATGAAAATCTTAGCAAAGACATTTATATGGAAGAAGCGATTAATGTACTAAGTGATTTAAAAAGTTCTTATAAAATCGATAAACTATCACAGGTTAAAGATTAATTGAGCATGAAAAAACAAGGATTAACAACGTTAGCACTCCAGAAATTCAAAAAAAGTTTTTGGGGTGTTTTTAGTTTTTGGTTTATTATTTTTCTGGCATTCATTTCTGTTTTTGCTTATGTGTTAGCCCCAGACAATTCTCAGTTTGCCAATCAAATGCATTTATCGATCCACTCGAAACAACCGGGGTTTACAGTAGAAATGCTTGTGGTTCCAAACACCTTAAAGAACGATCAAGGTTTTTTGAACCGTGTTTTTTTTGGTAGCACAAATCCATCTTCGGAAATTCCGATTACATCTTATGAATCTGAACCCCATCAAATAAAATATGTGGAATACGCCTCAGAAGGCCTTGAGGGTTTAGAGAAAACGGTGAATATTCCGTCTGATATTGAAGCTTCACTACGCCCTTTTGTCACTCAAAAAACATTCTATTTTGGAACCGACAAGTATGGACGGGATCTTTTGAGTCGAATTTTAGTTGGTGCTCGAATTTCATTTTCAATTGGTTTTGTGGCCGTTTTTATTTCGCTTCTTATCGGAATTTTACTCGGAAGTATTGCAGGTTATTTTGGAGGTAAATGGGACAAACTGATTATGTGGATCATTAATGTGACTTGGTCAATCCCTACGCTGCTTTTGGTCATTGCAATTACGTTGGCTTTGGGGAAAGGGTTTTGGCAAGTGTTTATTGCAGTTGGACTTACCATGTGGGTGGAGGTGGCCAGAATTGTAAGAGGGCAGGTGATGAGCGTCAAAGAAATGCAATACGTCACTGCAGCACGTGCATTAGGCTACACAGATTTCAGAATTATATTAAAACATATTTTACCAAACATATTAGCCCCTGTTATTGTCATTTCGGCAGCTAATTTTGCAGCGGCTATTCTGATTGAAAGTGGACTCAGTTTTTTAGGCATTGGGGCACAACCTCCCATGTCTAGTTGGGGTGCGATGATCAAAGATCATTATAACTATATCATTTTAGGGAAACCCTATTTAGCACTCATTCCGGGGCTTTGCATCATGAGTTTAGTCATGGCGTTTATGCTGATCGGAAACTCTTTGAGAGATGCTTTGGATGTAAAATCTTAAAGTTCTATTTCGGGAGGATAGCTACACAAAATTGAAGTCACAAAAGTATTGATACGTTCGTCTTTATGCTTCACACTGGATGTTAAATTCCCACGTCCAATTCCTTGCCAAATGAGTTCTTTTCGCGTCGTATCAATCAAATCAATATACAAGGTGCCTTGAGTCGAATTTGAAACATTGTAATGTGTTCCTAAATAAGGGCCGCGAGCCCAACCCCAACCATACCCAAAAGAATTGTAGTTGTTATTATAGATATTAATTTCTTGTTTTTCTTTCGTAAAAAAGTTGACAAGCAAGTCGGGTGTGTCTGATTTTGTAAAGCCTTTTTCAAGAAGTGCCGTTTCAATAGCACCTAAAATACGACGTTTGTCTAAATCGCTAATTTCTGCACGGTCCACACCTTCTTTATGAAAGCCAAAGGTTTTATAGGTTTTGAAAGGAGCTACTTTATCATAATCCGTCACCACACGTACCGACTGACAAGAGGTTAGAAAGAGGAGGGCGATTACAAAAGAGAGTGTTTTAGTTTTCATGTCTTTATGTTTATTGGTTATTTATAGTTTTTCCAAAAGTGATTCATCTACACTGTTTGGGATTGTTATTTTTAAAAGTGGTTCAGTTTCCATCGCCCGTTTAATCGCAAAGATGGCGCCTTCATTTCGAGCCCAGTTCCGTCGTGCAAT from Formosa sp. Hel1_33_131 includes these protein-coding regions:
- the lpxB gene encoding lipid-A-disaccharide synthase; its protein translation is MKYYIIAGEASGDLHAANLMKALKKTDVNAEFRFWGGDLMQNVGGTLVKHYKELAFMGFFEVVMNLRTITKNLSFCKKDIEYYQPDCLIFIDYPGFNMRIAKWAKIEGFKTHYYISPQIWAWKENRITAIKRDVDKMYVILPFEKEFYEDKHGMPVTFVGHPLIDAIADRTPVDETAFRKTHQLNEKPIIALLPGSRKQEINKMLAGMLSIVKTFSDYQFVIAGAPSQDPEFYSSFIANENVYFVENCTYDLLSVSHAALVTSGTATLETALFKVPEVVCYKSSWISYQIGRQLVKLKFISLVNLILNKEVVTELIQGDFNSERIAKELSSILEGPVREAQFEAYHELETKLGGPGASKNVAELIYNSLN
- the surE gene encoding 5'/3'-nucleotidase SurE yields the protein MTKRPLILVTNDDGITAPGIRTLIKVMNTIGDVIVVAPDSPQSAMGHAITINDTLYCKRERIDKGPQTEYSTSGTPADCVKLAVHELLDRKPDLCVSGVNHGSNSSVNVIYSGTMSAAIEAGMEGIPAIGFSLLDYKWEADFSQIESFIKTVSLQVLNQGLQKGIILNVNFPKLLENEIKGIRVCRQANANWIEKFDKRQTPLGRDYYWLTGEFNNLDKGEDTDEWALENGFVSVVPVHYDLTAHHYIQELNKWDFNE
- a CDS encoding carboxy terminal-processing peptidase; translation: MKRNINIFLVSILIAFASCSFTSKSFDDPDKDKLLMQLITYLLEEGHFEPKDINDAFSEGLYMSFLNQVDPFKNYFYQSDINEFESYKTDLDNQILNHDVSFFNLVYKRLLTRIEESRKVYSQVLDTPFDYDLEETFNTDYENKSYAASKSEMKDNWRKQLKFSTLSNYHDLVTDEKETKKSNTELEVEARETTLKSLNETASYIDDLRREDWLSMYINAIAEEFDPHTFYFAPKDKDRFDAQMSGKYEGIGARLQKRMDEISITELISGGSAWRQNKLEVGDIILKVRQEDELEAVNVVGMRLDDAVKLIKGPKGTNVILTLKKVDGTVEDLSIPRDEIELEETYAKSTIVEKEGAKFGVINLPKFYIDFEDINSRNAATDVKKEIERLKAEGMQGLVLDLRNNGGGSLKTVVDMGGLFIDEGPIVQVRSTGEDKEVLKDTDRSIEWDGPLVILVNELSASASEILAAAMQDYKRAIVIGSKQTYGKGTVQNIVDLNRMIRSNTNGDMGAFKFTTQKYYRINGGSTQLEGVKSDVVVPDRYSYIDIGEKDQDNPLEWDEIAPANYKVLESTFDYETTIQNSKNRMNSSSEIKLIDDNARWIKTMRDQSVYPLNFSKYSQDIELNETEAKRYDVLSEYQTDLTFESLPYERPLMEQDSVFKINRTRWHENLSKDIYMEEAINVLSDLKSSYKIDKLSQVKD
- a CDS encoding ABC transporter permease, with the translated sequence MKKQGLTTLALQKFKKSFWGVFSFWFIIFLAFISVFAYVLAPDNSQFANQMHLSIHSKQPGFTVEMLVVPNTLKNDQGFLNRVFFGSTNPSSEIPITSYESEPHQIKYVEYASEGLEGLEKTVNIPSDIEASLRPFVTQKTFYFGTDKYGRDLLSRILVGARISFSIGFVAVFISLLIGILLGSIAGYFGGKWDKLIMWIINVTWSIPTLLLVIAITLALGKGFWQVFIAVGLTMWVEVARIVRGQVMSVKEMQYVTAARALGYTDFRIILKHILPNILAPVIVISAANFAAAILIESGLSFLGIGAQPPMSSWGAMIKDHYNYIILGKPYLALIPGLCIMSLVMAFMLIGNSLRDALDVKS
- a CDS encoding DUF4136 domain-containing protein — translated: MKTKTLSFVIALLFLTSCQSVRVVTDYDKVAPFKTYKTFGFHKEGVDRAEISDLDKRRILGAIETALLEKGFTKSDTPDLLVNFFTKEKQEINIYNNNYNSFGYGWGWARGPYLGTHYNVSNSTQGTLYIDLIDTTRKELIWQGIGRGNLTSSVKHKDERINTFVTSILCSYPPEIEL